The following are encoded together in the Misgurnus anguillicaudatus chromosome 14, ASM2758022v2, whole genome shotgun sequence genome:
- the LOC129427255 gene encoding E3 ubiquitin/ISG15 ligase TRIM25, which yields MAEASISWAQDQFICPVCLDLLNCPVAIPCGHSYCMSCITDCWNQKDQKEDYSCPQCRQTFRLRPALSKNTILAEMVEKLKKTEVQADVSAQCSAGDVPCDVCTEIQHKAVKSCLMCLNSYCQHHLQQHENLFRGKRHNLIEATGRLQENICPQHERLLEIYCRTDQRCVCYLCIMDEHKNHDTASAAAERTEKQKILVDTKTKYSQRMTQIEKELKDVRDIIKSHKRSAQAAVKDSERIFTELIRSIERSRSEVTQLIREQEKAAVSRAEERLERLKQEMDDLRRRDAELEKLSHTDDHIYFLQSFQSLSVSLGCKDKPNITFTSQLSFDDVRKSVSILEEKLQDFYKEIDKIYDRVTCIKITPNNEPKIRQEFIQYFCQLTLDTNTMNKNLHPSWSNKRISWTDRVQQYPAHPERFDDVCQVLCRESLCGRCYWEIEWSTSIVSSVCISVSYKSISRKGLHDECGFGCNDQSWSLFCSSSRCSFYHNNKRTDLPVVSRSCIIGVYVDHSAGSLSFYKVFDTMKLIHRVNTTFTQPLYPGFWLRPQSTVKLCDL from the exons ATGGCAGAAGCCAGTATTTCATGGGCTCAGGATCAATTCATCTGCCCAGTGTGTCTGGATCTATTAAATTGTCCAGTGGCCATCCCCTGtggacacagttactgtatgagCTGTATTACAGACTGCTGGAATCAGAAGGATCAGAAGGAAGACTACAGCTGTCCTCAATGCAGACAGACCTTCAGACTAAGACCGGCTCTGAGTAAAAACACCATACTGGCTGAAATGGTGGAGAAACTGAAGAAGACTGAAGTACAAGCTGATGTTTCTGCTCAGTGTTCTGCTGGAGATGTGCCGTGTGACGTCTGTACTGAAATCCAACACAAAGCTGTTAAGTCCTGTCTGATGTGTCTGAACTCTTACTGTCAACATCACCTCCAACAACATGAGAATCTCTTCAGAGGAAAGAGACACAACTTGATAGAGGCCACTGGACGACTTCAGGAGAACATCTGCCCTCAACATGAGAGACTACTGGAGATTTATTGTCGTACTGATCAGCGTTGTGTGTGTTATCTGTGTATAATGGATGAACACAAAAATCATGACACCGCATCAGCTGCAGCAGAGAGAACTGAGAAACAG AAGATTTTGGTtgatacaaaaacaaaatacagtcAGAGAATGACGCAGATAGAGAAGGAGCTTAAGGATGTGAGAGATATTATTAAGTCTCATAAG CGCTCTGCACAGGCAGCAGTGAAGGACAGTGAGAGAATCTTTACTGAGCTGATCCGCTCCATTGAGAGAAGCCGCTCTGAGGTGACACAGCTGATCAGAGAACAGGAAAAGGCTGCAGTGAGTCGAGCTGAAGAACGACTGGAGCGACTGAAGCAGGAGATGGATGATCTGAGGAGGAGAGACGCTGAGCTGGAGAAActttcacacacagatgatcACATCTATTTCCTGCAG AGTTTtcagtctctgtctgtctctcttggATGTAAAGATAAACCCAACATTACTTTTACTTCTCAACTTTCTTTTGATGATGTGAGAAAGTCTGTATCTATACTGGAAGAAAAACTTCAGGATTTCTACAAAGAGATTGACAAGATCTATGATAGAG TAACATGCATCAAAATTACACCCAACAATGAACCAAAGATCAGACAGGAGTTCATACAAT ACTTCTGTCAGCTCACTCTGGATACAAACACAATGAATAAAAACCTCCATCCATCCTGGAGTAACAAAAGGATTTCATGGACTGATAGAGTCCAGCAGTATCCAGCTCATCCGGAAAGATTTGATGATGTGTGTCAGGTGTTGTGTAGAGAAAGTTTATGTGGACGCTGTTACTGGGAGATTGAGTGGAGTACTAGTATTGTATCTAGTGTGTGtatatcagtgtcatataaAAGCATCAGTAGGAAGGGTCTGCATGATGAATGTGGGTTTGGATGCAATGATCAGTCCTGGAGTTTGTTTTGCTCTTCCTCCAGGTGTTCATTCTACCACAATAACAAACGCACAGATCTTCCTGTAGTGTCTCGCTCCTGTATAATAGGAGTGTATGTGGATCACAGTGCAGGATCTCTGTCCTTCTACAAAGTCTTTGACACAATGAAGCTCATACACAGAGTCAACACCACATTCACTCAACCTCTATATCCTGGGTTTTGGCTAAGACCACAATCAACAGTTAAACTCTGTgatctataa